The Streptomyces sp. RKAG293 genome includes a region encoding these proteins:
- a CDS encoding acetyl-CoA carboxylase biotin carboxylase subunit: protein MFSTVLIANRGEIALRVARTCREMGIRTVAVYSTADRDSAVVRFADEAVHIGAPPAKGSYLSVPAVIEAALQTGAQAIHPGYGFLSEDPDFAEICEAHDIVFIGPPPQVMQQLGDKAAARSLMAQAGLPVLPGSMDALTSPAEAKELARQVGYPVILKAVAGGGGRGMAVVRSADDLRLAYNETRAHARAVFGDDRLYLERFVDDARHIEVQVLCDRHGNTVHLGERDCSVQRRHQKLIEEAPATGLPQELREAMLAAAVHGATAVGFVGAGTFEFVVTPDDRFYLMEINCRLQVEHPVTELVTGIDIVREQISVAAGLPLSFRQSDITLRGVAVECRVNAENPDNGFSPTPGLLSEFVPPGGPFVRVDTHAYPGWLVGPDYDSLLAKAAVWAPDREQALARMDRALSEFRVSGPGVHTTLGFLRRTLAHPLFQAALHTTGLVGAMTAEEAGRDGDPSKESAPVG from the coding sequence GTGTTCTCCACCGTCCTGATCGCCAACCGCGGGGAGATCGCCCTGCGGGTGGCCCGCACCTGCCGCGAAATGGGCATCCGTACGGTCGCGGTGTACTCCACCGCGGACCGCGACTCCGCGGTCGTGCGGTTCGCGGACGAGGCCGTGCACATCGGCGCGCCGCCCGCCAAGGGCAGCTACCTCAGCGTTCCCGCCGTCATCGAGGCGGCGCTGCAGACCGGTGCGCAGGCCATCCACCCCGGGTACGGCTTCCTCTCCGAGGACCCCGACTTCGCCGAGATCTGCGAAGCGCACGACATCGTCTTCATCGGGCCGCCCCCGCAGGTCATGCAGCAGCTCGGCGACAAGGCCGCGGCCCGCTCCCTGATGGCGCAGGCCGGCCTGCCGGTGCTGCCCGGCAGCATGGACGCGCTGACCTCGCCCGCCGAGGCCAAGGAGCTCGCCCGGCAGGTCGGTTACCCGGTGATCCTCAAGGCCGTCGCGGGCGGTGGCGGCCGCGGGATGGCCGTGGTCCGCTCCGCCGACGACCTCCGCCTCGCCTACAACGAGACCCGCGCCCACGCCCGGGCGGTCTTCGGCGACGACCGGCTCTATCTCGAACGGTTCGTCGACGACGCCCGCCACATCGAGGTCCAGGTGCTGTGCGACCGGCACGGCAACACCGTCCACCTCGGCGAGCGCGACTGCTCGGTGCAGCGCCGGCACCAGAAGCTCATCGAGGAGGCGCCGGCCACCGGGCTGCCGCAGGAGCTCCGCGAGGCGATGCTGGCGGCCGCCGTCCACGGGGCCACGGCGGTGGGTTTCGTCGGGGCCGGCACGTTCGAGTTCGTCGTGACACCGGACGACCGGTTCTATCTGATGGAGATCAACTGCCGTCTCCAGGTGGAGCACCCGGTCACCGAACTGGTCACCGGGATCGACATCGTCCGCGAACAGATCTCGGTGGCCGCAGGACTGCCCCTGTCGTTCCGGCAGAGCGACATCACCCTGCGCGGCGTGGCCGTCGAGTGCCGCGTCAACGCCGAGAACCCCGACAACGGGTTCTCGCCCACCCCCGGGCTGCTCTCCGAGTTCGTGCCGCCCGGCGGCCCGTTCGTACGGGTCGACACGCACGCCTACCCGGGCTGGCTGGTCGGGCCCGACTACGACTCGCTGCTGGCGAAGGCGGCCGTGTGGGCGCCGGACCGCGAGCAGGCCCTGGCCAGGATGGACCGCGCGCTCAGCGAGTTCCGGGTGAGCGGACCCGGTGTGCACACCACGCTCGGCTTCCTGCGCAGGACGCTGGCCCACCCGCTGTTCCAGGCGGCGCTGCACACCACCGGGCTGGTCGGCGCGATGACCGCCGAGGAGGCCGGCCGGGACGGCGACCCGAGCAAGGAGTCCGCCCCGGTCGGCTGA
- a CDS encoding TcmI family type II polyketide cyclase: MHRSLIVARMRTDAAPDIAEAFASSDRGELPRLIGVTGRSLFQFGDLYLHLIEADRPPGPEVARFKGHPEFRDVSDRLAAHVQAYDPATWREPKDAMAREFYRWERSDAD; encoded by the coding sequence ATGCACCGTTCGCTCATCGTCGCCCGTATGAGGACCGACGCCGCCCCCGACATCGCCGAGGCCTTCGCCTCCTCCGACCGCGGGGAGCTGCCGCGCCTCATCGGTGTGACCGGGCGCAGCCTGTTCCAGTTCGGCGACCTGTACCTGCACCTGATCGAGGCGGACCGGCCGCCCGGCCCCGAAGTGGCCCGGTTCAAGGGCCATCCGGAGTTCCGGGACGTCAGCGACCGCCTCGCCGCGCACGTCCAGGCGTACGACCCGGCCACCTGGCGCGAGCCGAAGGACGCGATGGCCCGCGAGTTCTACCGCTGGGAGCGCAGCGACGCCGATTAG
- a CDS encoding SRPBCC family protein — protein MTGHTDNEIVINAPLDLTWELTNDLERWPQLFSEYASVDVLERQGDTVTFRLTMHPDENGTVWSWVSEREADPKTFTVRARRVETGPFEHMNIRWEYREVPDGTSMRWLQDFAMKPTAPVDDAGMTDHINRNSLIQMERIREQVEQHARVV, from the coding sequence ATGACCGGACACACCGACAACGAGATCGTCATCAACGCGCCCCTGGACCTCACCTGGGAGCTCACCAACGACCTCGAACGCTGGCCGCAGCTGTTCAGCGAGTACGCGTCCGTCGACGTGCTCGAGCGCCAGGGCGACACCGTCACCTTCCGGCTGACGATGCACCCCGACGAGAACGGCACGGTCTGGAGCTGGGTCTCGGAGCGGGAAGCCGACCCGAAGACGTTCACCGTGCGGGCCCGCCGGGTGGAGACCGGTCCCTTCGAGCACATGAACATCCGCTGGGAGTACCGGGAGGTGCCGGACGGCACGTCCATGCGCTGGCTGCAGGACTTCGCGATGAAGCCCACCGCGCCGGTCGACGACGCGGGCATGACCGACCACATCAACCGCAACTCGCTGATCCAGATGGAACGCATCCGCGAGCAGGTCGAGCAGCACGCCCGGGTCGTCTGA
- a CDS encoding beta-ketoacyl-[acyl-carrier-protein] synthase family protein — MTRRVAVTGLGVVAPGGVGVPAFWDLLTAGRTATRGITLFDPEGFRSRIAAEVDFDAAACGLGPDLEKRADRYVQFALVAAREAARDSGLDMEAQDPWRVGASLGSAVGGTTRLEHDYVKVSDSGGRWDVRPDRAGPHLHRAFSPSALASEVAEDLGAKGPVQTVSTGCTSGLDAVGHAFHAIQDGKADVIVAGAADSPISPITVACFDAIKATSTRNDDPAHASRPFDAERDGFVLGEGAAVLLLEEWEHARKRGARIYCELRGFATFGNAYHMTGLTTEGLEMSHAIDQALDQARIDRTEIDYVNAHGSGTVQNDRHETAAVKRSLGAHAHTVPMSSIKSMVGHSLGAIGAIELAACALALTHGVVPPTANYDTPDPDCDLDYVPRTARTAPLRSVLSVGSGFGGFQSAVVLGHAERSPS; from the coding sequence GTGACCCGGCGGGTGGCGGTCACCGGACTGGGCGTGGTCGCCCCCGGCGGTGTGGGGGTGCCTGCCTTCTGGGACCTGCTCACCGCCGGGCGCACCGCGACCCGGGGCATCACGCTGTTCGACCCCGAGGGCTTCCGCTCCAGGATCGCCGCGGAGGTCGACTTCGATGCCGCCGCCTGCGGTCTCGGCCCGGACCTCGAGAAGCGCGCCGACCGGTACGTCCAGTTCGCGCTGGTCGCCGCCCGCGAAGCGGCCCGGGACTCGGGGCTCGACATGGAGGCCCAGGACCCCTGGCGGGTCGGGGCCTCCCTCGGATCGGCCGTCGGCGGTACCACCCGCCTCGAACACGACTACGTGAAGGTCAGCGACTCGGGCGGTCGCTGGGACGTACGGCCCGACCGTGCGGGACCGCATCTGCACCGGGCCTTCTCGCCGAGCGCACTCGCCTCGGAAGTGGCCGAGGACCTCGGCGCGAAGGGCCCGGTCCAGACGGTCTCGACGGGCTGCACGTCAGGGCTGGACGCGGTCGGCCATGCCTTCCACGCCATCCAGGACGGCAAGGCCGACGTGATCGTCGCCGGGGCCGCGGACTCACCGATCTCCCCGATCACGGTGGCCTGCTTCGACGCGATCAAGGCGACCTCCACCCGCAACGACGACCCCGCCCACGCCTCCCGTCCCTTCGACGCGGAACGCGACGGATTCGTGCTGGGCGAGGGCGCGGCCGTACTGCTCCTGGAGGAATGGGAGCACGCGCGGAAGCGCGGCGCCCGGATCTACTGCGAGCTGCGCGGCTTCGCCACGTTCGGCAACGCCTACCACATGACCGGTCTCACCACCGAGGGCCTGGAGATGTCCCACGCCATCGACCAGGCGCTGGACCAGGCCCGTATCGACCGGACCGAGATCGACTACGTCAACGCGCACGGCTCGGGCACCGTGCAGAACGACCGGCACGAGACGGCGGCCGTGAAGCGCTCCCTGGGCGCGCACGCGCACACCGTACCGATGAGCTCGATCAAGTCGATGGTCGGGCACTCGCTCGGCGCGATCGGGGCGATCGAACTCGCCGCCTGCGCCCTGGCGCTGACCCACGGGGTGGTGCCGCCGACCGCGAACTACGACACCCCCGACCCCGACTGCGATCTCGACTACGTGCCGCGGACCGCGCGCACCGCACCGCTGCGGTCCGTGCTGTCGGTCGGCAGCGGCTTCGGCGGCTTCCAGTCCGCCGTGGTGCTCGGGCACGCGGAGAGGAGCCCGTCATGA
- a CDS encoding acyl carrier protein: MNGPVTFDELASLMRGRAGLSVDPGEMENRPEATFEEFNLDSLGLLGIVSELENRYGRQIGDEADSCKTPHSFLQSVNAQLTLGA; the protein is encoded by the coding sequence ATGAACGGACCTGTCACGTTCGATGAGCTCGCGTCCCTGATGAGGGGCCGCGCCGGCCTGTCCGTCGACCCGGGCGAGATGGAGAACCGGCCCGAGGCGACCTTCGAGGAGTTCAACCTCGACTCCCTCGGCCTGCTCGGCATCGTCTCCGAGCTGGAGAACCGCTACGGCCGGCAGATCGGCGACGAAGCCGACTCGTGCAAGACCCCGCACTCCTTCCTGCAGAGCGTCAACGCCCAACTCACCCTCGGAGCCTGA
- a CDS encoding beta-ketoacyl synthase N-terminal-like domain-containing protein, with product MKRTSPDRSTAGRQTVVTGLGVIAPNGVGTDAFWKAVQQGVSVLGPVTREGCTELPLRVAGEVAGFDPALLVEGRYLVQTDRFTHFAMAAADLALSDAQLEHDPRSPFAIGVVTAAGSGGGEFGQGELQQLWGQGPNFVGPYQSIAWFYAASTGQISIRGGFQGPCGVLANDEAGGLDAFGHACRTIRRGTDAVVVGATEAPLAPYSVVCQLGYPELSLAGDPHRAYLPFTDDACGFSPAEGGAMFVVEEEAAARRRGAPVRAVVAGHAATFTGTAGWEHSRPGLARAIQGALDEAGCSAEDIDVVFADALGVPAADQAEALAIADALGPHAANVPVTAPKTGFGRAYSAASALDVATAVLALEHGVVPPTPNITEVRHDLDLVTGEARAADLRTALVLSRGLMGCNSALVLRRVPDDRR from the coding sequence ATGAAAAGAACGTCACCGGATCGGAGCACCGCCGGCCGGCAGACCGTGGTGACCGGCCTCGGCGTCATCGCGCCGAACGGCGTCGGGACCGACGCCTTCTGGAAGGCCGTCCAGCAGGGCGTGTCCGTGCTCGGCCCGGTCACCCGCGAGGGCTGCACCGAGCTGCCGCTGCGGGTCGCCGGAGAGGTCGCCGGGTTCGACCCGGCCCTCCTGGTCGAAGGCCGCTACCTGGTCCAGACCGACCGCTTCACGCACTTCGCGATGGCAGCGGCCGATCTCGCCCTCAGCGACGCCCAGCTGGAGCACGATCCGCGGTCGCCGTTCGCCATCGGCGTGGTGACCGCGGCCGGCTCCGGCGGCGGCGAGTTCGGCCAGGGCGAACTGCAGCAGTTGTGGGGCCAGGGCCCGAACTTCGTCGGGCCGTACCAGTCCATCGCCTGGTTCTACGCCGCGAGCACCGGCCAGATCTCCATCCGGGGCGGCTTCCAGGGACCCTGCGGAGTGCTCGCCAACGACGAGGCCGGTGGCCTCGACGCGTTCGGGCACGCCTGCCGCACGATCCGGCGGGGTACCGACGCCGTCGTCGTCGGCGCCACCGAGGCGCCGCTGGCCCCCTACTCGGTCGTCTGCCAGCTCGGCTACCCCGAGCTCAGTCTCGCCGGGGACCCGCACCGGGCCTATCTGCCGTTCACCGACGACGCCTGCGGATTCTCGCCCGCGGAAGGCGGCGCGATGTTCGTGGTCGAGGAGGAGGCCGCGGCGCGCCGCCGCGGCGCCCCGGTCCGGGCCGTGGTCGCGGGACACGCCGCCACGTTCACCGGCACCGCGGGCTGGGAGCACTCCCGGCCGGGGCTGGCGCGGGCGATCCAGGGCGCACTGGACGAGGCGGGCTGCTCCGCCGAGGACATCGACGTGGTCTTCGCCGACGCCCTCGGGGTGCCCGCGGCCGACCAGGCCGAGGCGCTGGCGATCGCCGACGCCCTCGGCCCGCACGCCGCGAACGTCCCCGTCACCGCCCCGAAGACCGGCTTCGGCCGGGCCTACTCGGCGGCCTCGGCACTGGACGTCGCCACCGCGGTACTCGCCCTGGAGCACGGCGTGGTGCCCCCCACCCCCAACATCACCGAGGTCCGCCACGACCTCGACCTCGTCACCGGCGAGGCCCGCGCCGCCGACCTGCGCACGGCCCTCGTCCTGAGCCGGGGCCTGATGGGCTGCAACTCGGCCCTGGTGCTGCGCCGCGTTCCCGACGACCGGCGCTGA
- the accA gene encoding acetyl-CoA carboxylase carboxyl transferase subunit alpha: MVEVEIPHNAEPPAWVRCDSCVTLIYAKRFTRALKVCPDCGSHTRLTARQRLEHLLDAGTAVPLDPVECVPDPLGFSDTRPYVDRLVDARAATGQRTAVLCARGTIEGRPVVVAAMDFGFLGGSLGCGEGALITAAAHTSLRMRVPLLLVTASGGARMQEGVLSLMQMAKTTNALAELDEAGILVVSLITDPTYGGVAASFATLADVIIAEPGARLGFAGPRVIEHTTGETLPEGFQTAEFLLSHGLVDDVVPRAALRATLGQLLALQPAADPEPAADPEPDAPVSAAPAATATGSGAILRRPEELTGGDSWATVQLARHPDRPTTLDYAAHLLDGFHELHGDRIAEDCAAVVGGPGLLNGRPVMLIGHQKGGTGLVERKRRKFGMPNPGGYRKAARLMRMAAKLGLPVITLIDTPGANPGPDAERTGQAGAIAANLRLMARLPVPIVAVVTGEGGSGGALALAVADRVLISANGIYSVISPEGCAAILWKDAAAAPTAAEALRVDARQLLELGIVDGVVPEPPGGAHTDHPRSATLLGAALTAALNELDPWEPERLLRDRSSRFHRFGTAHNLSVERGAL; this comes from the coding sequence ATGGTCGAGGTCGAGATTCCCCACAACGCCGAGCCCCCGGCGTGGGTGCGGTGCGACAGCTGCGTCACGCTGATCTACGCCAAACGCTTCACCCGGGCACTCAAGGTGTGCCCCGACTGCGGTTCCCACACCCGGCTCACCGCACGGCAACGGCTGGAGCACCTGCTCGACGCCGGTACCGCGGTACCGCTGGACCCGGTCGAGTGCGTACCGGACCCGCTGGGCTTCTCCGACACCCGCCCGTACGTCGACCGGCTGGTGGACGCGCGGGCGGCGACCGGACAGCGGACGGCGGTGCTCTGCGCCCGCGGCACCATCGAGGGCCGGCCGGTGGTGGTCGCCGCCATGGACTTCGGCTTTCTCGGCGGCAGCCTCGGCTGCGGCGAGGGCGCGCTGATCACGGCCGCGGCGCACACCAGTCTGCGGATGCGCGTCCCCCTGCTGCTCGTCACCGCCTCCGGCGGCGCGCGGATGCAGGAGGGCGTGCTGTCGTTGATGCAGATGGCGAAGACCACCAACGCCCTGGCCGAGCTGGACGAGGCCGGGATCCTGGTCGTCTCGCTCATCACCGACCCGACCTACGGCGGCGTGGCCGCCTCGTTCGCGACCCTCGCCGACGTGATCATCGCCGAGCCCGGTGCGCGGCTGGGCTTCGCCGGGCCGCGGGTGATCGAACACACCACCGGCGAGACGCTCCCGGAGGGCTTCCAGACCGCGGAGTTCCTGCTGAGCCACGGGCTGGTCGACGACGTCGTGCCGCGGGCCGCACTGCGGGCGACGCTCGGCCAGCTCCTCGCGCTGCAACCGGCCGCGGACCCGGAACCTGCCGCGGACCCGGAACCGGACGCGCCGGTGAGCGCGGCTCCCGCCGCCACAGCCACCGGCAGCGGAGCCATCCTGCGCCGGCCGGAGGAACTGACCGGCGGCGACTCATGGGCCACGGTGCAACTCGCCCGCCACCCGGACCGCCCCACGACGCTGGACTACGCCGCCCATCTGCTGGACGGCTTCCACGAGCTGCACGGCGACCGCATCGCGGAGGACTGCGCGGCGGTGGTCGGCGGCCCGGGGCTGCTGAACGGCCGGCCCGTCATGCTGATCGGCCATCAGAAAGGCGGCACCGGACTCGTGGAGCGCAAGCGCCGCAAGTTCGGGATGCCGAACCCGGGCGGGTACCGCAAGGCGGCCCGGCTGATGCGGATGGCCGCGAAGCTCGGACTGCCCGTCATCACACTGATCGACACCCCCGGCGCCAACCCGGGCCCCGACGCGGAACGCACCGGACAGGCCGGCGCCATCGCGGCGAACCTGCGGCTGATGGCCCGGCTGCCGGTGCCGATCGTGGCCGTCGTCACCGGCGAGGGCGGCAGCGGCGGCGCGCTGGCGCTGGCTGTCGCGGACCGGGTGCTCATCAGCGCCAACGGCATCTACTCGGTGATCAGCCCGGAGGGCTGCGCCGCCATCCTCTGGAAGGACGCCGCGGCGGCGCCGACCGCCGCCGAGGCCCTGCGCGTCGACGCCCGGCAGTTGCTCGAACTCGGCATCGTCGACGGCGTCGTGCCGGAGCCGCCCGGCGGTGCGCACACCGACCACCCGCGGTCCGCCACCCTGCTGGGCGCGGCGCTGACCGCGGCGCTGAACGAACTGGACCCCTGGGAGCCGGAGCGCCTGCTGCGCGACCGCAGCAGCCGATTCCACCGCTTCGGCACCGCACACAACCTGAGCGTGGAAAGAGGTGCGCTGTGA
- a CDS encoding cupin domain-containing protein translates to MTPQQARIVHLDDTSPNTRRGGDIRAVLTPTSVGATSGFMGLAIIQPGEQIAEHYHPYSEEFVYVVSGSLEVDLDGVSHSLRPDQGLLVPLDVRHRFRNVGTEEARMVFHLGPLAPRPEMGHVDTEETEHVQAGTMAPPDPAGART, encoded by the coding sequence ATGACACCTCAGCAGGCACGTATCGTCCACCTCGACGACACCAGCCCCAACACCCGGCGTGGCGGCGACATCCGCGCCGTCCTCACCCCGACGTCCGTGGGCGCCACGAGCGGCTTCATGGGGCTGGCGATCATCCAGCCCGGTGAGCAGATCGCGGAGCACTACCACCCGTACTCCGAGGAGTTCGTCTACGTCGTCTCGGGCTCGCTCGAAGTGGACCTGGACGGCGTCAGCCACTCGCTGCGCCCCGACCAGGGGCTGCTGGTTCCGCTCGACGTCCGGCACCGGTTCCGCAACGTGGGCACCGAAGAGGCCCGGATGGTCTTCCACCTGGGGCCGCTCGCGCCCCGGCCGGAAATGGGCCATGTGGACACCGAGGAGACCGAGCACGTCCAGGCCGGAACGATGGCTCCCCCCGACCCCGCGGGGGCGAGGACGTGA
- a CDS encoding biotin/lipoyl-containing protein codes for MKPDHEQRNSSESNPPADDHAPGAPPVPPAPDSALPAGAVLDAVCRSVVRLSATTAHPPSRIRMQDGQITVEVEWPDPAALSRPAPAAGAQLAAPESGAAPAGDGEALDYVRAPMVGTFYHASSPDAPPYVGVGDVVTPGQPVGVLEAMKLMSTITAEVGGRVTEVLAPNGQPVEFDQQLIALEPVGAEAGTGAGADMGAGREPAAVSGPSR; via the coding sequence GTGAAGCCGGACCACGAGCAGCGGAACAGCAGCGAATCGAACCCCCCGGCCGACGACCACGCGCCGGGCGCACCGCCCGTACCGCCCGCACCGGACTCCGCCCTGCCGGCCGGAGCGGTGCTCGACGCCGTGTGCCGCAGTGTCGTGCGGCTGAGCGCGACCACCGCCCATCCGCCGTCCCGCATCCGGATGCAGGACGGCCAGATCACCGTCGAGGTCGAGTGGCCGGACCCGGCGGCCCTGAGCCGTCCGGCGCCGGCCGCCGGCGCTCAGCTCGCCGCCCCGGAATCCGGCGCCGCGCCCGCCGGGGACGGCGAGGCGCTGGACTACGTCCGGGCGCCCATGGTCGGCACGTTCTACCACGCGAGCTCTCCGGACGCGCCGCCGTACGTGGGCGTCGGCGATGTGGTCACACCGGGTCAGCCGGTCGGCGTCCTGGAGGCCATGAAGCTGATGAGCACCATCACGGCGGAGGTCGGCGGCCGGGTGACCGAGGTGCTCGCGCCGAACGGGCAGCCGGTGGAGTTCGATCAGCAACTCATCGCCCTGGAACCGGTAGGTGCGGAAGCGGGTACGGGTGCGGGTGCGGACATGGGCGCGGGCCGTGAGCCGGCGGCCGTCTCCGGGCCGTCGAGGTGA
- a CDS encoding FAD-dependent monooxygenase has translation MTSKIDDRVPVLIVGGSLVGLSASLFLGRLGIEHVLVERHAQTSHHPRGRGNNVRTMELFRAAGVEPLIREAASVLAENHGILQADTLTGSEQEWLFKQIDPGGALAKFSPSGWCLCSQNDLEPVLLRSARDLGGDIRFGTELISAEQDAEGVTAVVRSRETGEDRTIRADYLVAADGPRSPVRERLGIGMTGAGDLFHNVSITFKAKRLADAVGDRRFIVCYLTNPESPGALLPVDNDENWVFHAPWRPDDGETLEDFTDQRCEALIRTAVGVPDLEVEVTGKAPWHAAERVAERYGTGRIFLAGDSAHEMSPTGAFGSNTGIQDAHNLAWKLAAVLRGWAGPGLLETYDAERRPVALATGARASTRSAEHRHPGYDVSPGAGRKPGMLAVVLGYRYLDGAVVGAPQDQPAVPEEFRPLAQPGGRAPHMWLNQEGRRLSTLDLYERTPVLLSGPDGGAWHQAGLSIAGRTGIPLACYQVGPDENHDLVPEEGADWAQLHGAENDGAVLVRPDGFIAWRSRTADANAERTLQDVLEKVLGGVPGNG, from the coding sequence ATGACGTCGAAGATCGACGATCGCGTGCCCGTCCTGATCGTTGGTGGCTCCCTGGTGGGGCTGTCCGCCTCGCTGTTCCTGGGCCGGCTCGGCATCGAGCACGTGCTCGTGGAACGGCACGCCCAGACCTCGCACCACCCCCGCGGCCGGGGCAACAACGTCCGCACGATGGAACTGTTCCGGGCGGCGGGGGTGGAACCGCTGATCCGCGAGGCCGCCTCCGTGCTGGCGGAGAACCACGGCATCCTGCAGGCCGACACACTGACCGGCTCGGAGCAGGAGTGGCTGTTCAAGCAGATCGACCCCGGCGGGGCGCTCGCCAAGTTCAGCCCGTCGGGCTGGTGCCTGTGCAGCCAGAACGACCTGGAGCCGGTGCTGCTGCGCAGCGCCCGCGACCTCGGCGGCGACATCCGCTTCGGCACCGAGCTGATCTCCGCCGAGCAGGACGCCGAAGGAGTGACGGCGGTGGTCCGATCCCGTGAGACGGGTGAGGACCGGACGATCCGGGCGGACTACCTCGTCGCCGCGGACGGGCCGCGCAGCCCGGTGCGCGAGCGGCTCGGCATCGGGATGACCGGGGCCGGCGACCTGTTCCACAACGTGAGCATCACGTTCAAGGCCAAGCGGCTTGCCGACGCGGTCGGCGACCGGCGCTTCATCGTCTGCTACCTGACGAACCCCGAGAGCCCCGGCGCGCTGCTGCCCGTCGACAACGACGAGAACTGGGTGTTCCACGCGCCTTGGCGCCCGGACGACGGCGAGACGCTGGAGGACTTCACCGACCAGCGGTGCGAGGCGCTGATCCGCACCGCGGTCGGCGTGCCCGACCTCGAGGTGGAGGTCACCGGGAAGGCGCCGTGGCATGCCGCCGAGCGGGTGGCCGAGCGCTACGGCACCGGCCGGATCTTCCTGGCCGGCGACTCGGCGCACGAGATGTCCCCGACCGGGGCGTTCGGCTCCAACACCGGCATCCAGGACGCGCACAACCTCGCCTGGAAGCTCGCCGCGGTGCTGCGCGGCTGGGCGGGCCCCGGGCTGCTGGAGACGTACGACGCCGAGCGGCGGCCGGTGGCGCTGGCCACCGGAGCGCGCGCCTCGACCCGTTCCGCCGAACACCGCCACCCGGGTTACGACGTCAGCCCCGGCGCCGGCCGGAAGCCCGGGATGCTCGCGGTGGTGCTGGGCTACCGCTACCTCGACGGCGCGGTCGTGGGCGCCCCGCAGGACCAGCCGGCCGTCCCTGAGGAGTTCCGTCCGCTGGCCCAGCCGGGCGGCCGGGCCCCGCACATGTGGCTGAACCAGGAGGGCCGCCGGCTCTCCACCCTCGACCTGTACGAGCGGACCCCGGTACTGCTCAGCGGTCCCGACGGCGGCGCCTGGCACCAGGCCGGCCTGAGCATCGCCGGGCGCACCGGCATCCCGCTGGCCTGCTACCAGGTGGGCCCGGACGAGAACCACGACCTCGTTCCCGAAGAGGGCGCCGACTGGGCGCAGTTGCACGGGGCGGAGAACGACGGAGCGGTCCTGGTCCGCCCCGACGGGTTCATCGCGTGGCGGTCGCGGACCGCGGACGCGAACGCGGAGCGGACCCTGCAGGACGTGCTGGAGAAGGTACTGGGCGGCGTTCCCGGCAACGGATGA
- a CDS encoding SchA/CurD-like domain-containing protein, with protein MTTLDDRRIADPTLETTRLRVVLLLDVLDGRQERFLEAYEEIRHQVAGVPGHVSDQLCQSLGNSSQWLITSEWEGSEPFLAWVESAAHRKMVEPLHGCVRDTTSLRFVIARETPDPLDAPARPERRAARPGPAKGKTAAPRAAGTDPLPAPPLCSGGVVRHAITFTVKPGSEPAVAKILAGYRSPQARVDDTTQLRRTSLFMHGNRVVRAVEVTGDLGNALRHVAAQPEVRAVEEAINPYLEEARDLTDGSSARAFFARAALPAVEHVTGAEAAPDDGVTRRAYFYPVKPGRGEEAARLLAELDAAAAADPGQRLVGSTVFHRDDVLVRVVDLAEQQRRSPAGELADVVPEELNRLLDLGKHHDPSAAGELSYGVPAMDLITDRRAQAA; from the coding sequence GTGACGACTCTGGACGACCGGCGCATAGCGGATCCCACCCTGGAGACCACGCGACTGCGCGTCGTACTCCTGCTGGATGTCCTCGACGGCCGACAGGAACGCTTCCTGGAGGCGTACGAGGAGATCAGGCACCAGGTGGCCGGAGTACCGGGCCACGTCAGCGACCAGCTCTGCCAGTCGCTCGGAAATTCGTCCCAATGGCTCATCACCAGCGAATGGGAGGGCAGCGAGCCCTTCCTGGCCTGGGTGGAGAGCGCGGCCCACCGCAAGATGGTCGAACCGCTGCACGGCTGCGTCCGGGACACCACGTCCCTGCGCTTCGTGATCGCCCGGGAGACCCCCGACCCGCTGGACGCCCCCGCCCGCCCGGAGCGGCGTGCGGCCCGGCCCGGCCCGGCCAAGGGGAAGACCGCCGCCCCGCGCGCCGCCGGCACCGACCCGCTGCCGGCACCGCCGTTGTGCTCGGGCGGCGTCGTCCGCCACGCGATCACCTTCACCGTGAAGCCCGGCAGCGAGCCGGCCGTGGCCAAGATCCTGGCCGGCTACCGCTCGCCGCAGGCACGCGTCGACGACACCACGCAGCTGCGCCGCACCTCGCTCTTCATGCACGGCAACCGCGTCGTGCGGGCCGTCGAGGTGACGGGCGACCTGGGCAACGCGCTGCGGCACGTCGCCGCCCAGCCCGAGGTCAGGGCCGTCGAAGAAGCGATCAACCCGTATCTGGAGGAGGCCCGGGACCTCACCGACGGGTCGTCCGCCCGCGCCTTCTTCGCCCGCGCGGCGCTCCCCGCGGTCGAGCACGTCACCGGCGCGGAAGCCGCTCCGGACGACGGCGTCACCCGCCGGGCGTACTTCTACCCGGTCAAGCCCGGCCGTGGCGAGGAGGCGGCCCGCCTGCTCGCCGAGCTGGACGCGGCCGCCGCCGCGGACCCCGGGCAGCGGCTCGTGGGCAGCACGGTCTTCCACCGCGACGACGTCCTCGTCCGCGTCGTCGACCTGGCGGAGCAGCAGCGGCGCTCGCCGGCCGGCGAGCTCGCGGACGTCGTGCCCGAGGAGCTGAACCGGCTGCTCGACCTCGGCAAGCACCACGACCCGTCCGCCGCCGGTGAACTCTCGTACGGAGTGCCGGCGATGGACCTCATCACCGACCGCCGGGCGCAGGCCGCCTGA